The following proteins are encoded in a genomic region of Glycine soja cultivar W05 chromosome 17, ASM419377v2, whole genome shotgun sequence:
- the LOC114392507 gene encoding uncharacterized protein LOC114392507 isoform X2, which produces MATDCNCNKGFADSYMLLKPEDASFFDLFRVLFKGNLSQRNFVESHADDDALDESLGHRWLIVISILAQKLLQLVAKPLSLFGSCVEFLLNLVALNGGVFSIVLNFLGGKLVLPNPESENYLSFIGNLDIRAKLEDAVQREDSKYYPALSMMASKACYNNAAYLKTTVEDYWKMEFVGFYNCLNEYQGKTTTQVLIALDKHEDRHTYVVAFRGTEAFDADAWCTDLDISWYGIPGVGRMHGGFMKALGLKQNVGWPKEIGEQDENLPPLAYYVIRDILRKGLSENDKANFIVTGHSLGGALAILFGTILCLHDETLLLERLEGIYTFGQPRVGDEAYANYTRQKFKEHYIRYCRFVYCNDLVPRLPYDDKEMMFKHFGTCLFFNRRYELEVSYARNRTKQQHVA; this is translated from the exons ATGGCAACCGATTGCAATTGCAACAAGGGCTTCGCTGATAGTTACATGTTGTTGAAGCCCGAAGATGCGAGTTTCTTTGATCTCTTTCGTGTCTTATTTAAGGGAAACTTATCACAGAGGAACTTTGTGGAAAGCCATGCAGATGATGATGCTTTGGACGAAAGTTTGGGCCATCGATGGCTTATAGTTATTTCTATTTTGGCCCAGAAGCTTTTGCAGCTTGTTGCCAAGCCACTCTCACTCTTTGGGAGTTGCGTTGAGTTTTTGCTCAACCTTGTAGCCCTTAATGGAGGTGTATTCAGCATCGTCCTTAATTTTCTCGGAG gTAAATTGGTCTTGCCCAATCCTGaatcagaaaattatttatccTTTATTGGAAATTTGGACATTCGAGCAAAGTTGGAAGACGCCGTCCAGCGCGAAGATTCCAAGTACTATCCAGCACTTTCGATGATGGCTTCCAAAGCATGCTACAATAACGCGGCTTACCTTAAAACTACTGTGGAAGATTACTGGAAG ATGGAATTTGTGGGGTTTTACAACTGCTTGAATG AGTATCAAGGAAAGACAACAACTCAAGTCTTGATTGCCTTGGATAAGCATGAGGATCGCCATACCTATGTTGTTGCCTTCAGAGGAACAGAAGCCTTTGATGCCGATGCATGGTGCACTGATCTTGACATCTCATGGTATGGTATTCCTGGCGTTGGAAGAATGCATGGTGGTTTTATGAAAGCCTTAGGGCTAAAACAGAATGTTGGATGGCCTAAGGAAATTGGAGAACAAGACGAGAATCTTCCCCCCTTAGCGTACTATGTTATCAGGGACATTCTAAGGAAAGGTTTAAGTGAAAATGACAAAGCTAATTTTATAGTGACAGGGCATAGTTTGGGAGGAGCACTTGCAATCCTCTTTGGGACAATCTTGTGTTTGCACGATGAGACATTGTTGTTGGAGAGGTTGGAAGGAATCTACACCTTTGGACAACCAAGAGTAGGAGATGAAGCATATGCAAACTATACGAGACAAAAATTTAAGGAACATTATATAAGGTATTGTAGGTTTGTTTACTGTAATGATCTTGTTCCGAGGTTGCCCTACGATGACAAGGAAATGATGTTCAAGCACTTTGGGACATGTCTTTTCTTTAACAGACGCTATGAACTCGAG GTTTCCTACGCAAGGAACAGAACCAAACAACAACATGTTGCCTAG
- the LOC114392507 gene encoding uncharacterized protein LOC114392507 isoform X1, protein MATDCNCNKGFADSYMLLKPEDASFFDLFRVLFKGNLSQRNFVESHADDDALDESLGHRWLIVISILAQKLLQLVAKPLSLFGSCVEFLLNLVALNGGVFSIVLNFLGGKLVLPNPESENYLSFIGNLDIRAKLEDAVQREDSKYYPALSMMASKACYNNAAYLKTTVEDYWKMEFVGFYNCLNEYQGKTTTQVLIALDKHEDRHTYVVAFRGTEAFDADAWCTDLDISWYGIPGVGRMHGGFMKALGLKQNVGWPKEIGEQDENLPPLAYYVIRDILRKGLSENDKANFIVTGHSLGGALAILFGTILCLHDETLLLERLEGIYTFGQPRVGDEAYANYTRQKFKEHYIRYCRFVYCNDLVPRLPYDDKEMMFKHFGTCLFFNRRYELEVLEEQWNKNYFSLWCVIPMAYNAILEIIRSFIIARQNGAYYREGWFLFAFRTIGLIIPGVPAHGPQDYFNSTLLGKIEKHFKVE, encoded by the exons ATGGCAACCGATTGCAATTGCAACAAGGGCTTCGCTGATAGTTACATGTTGTTGAAGCCCGAAGATGCGAGTTTCTTTGATCTCTTTCGTGTCTTATTTAAGGGAAACTTATCACAGAGGAACTTTGTGGAAAGCCATGCAGATGATGATGCTTTGGACGAAAGTTTGGGCCATCGATGGCTTATAGTTATTTCTATTTTGGCCCAGAAGCTTTTGCAGCTTGTTGCCAAGCCACTCTCACTCTTTGGGAGTTGCGTTGAGTTTTTGCTCAACCTTGTAGCCCTTAATGGAGGTGTATTCAGCATCGTCCTTAATTTTCTCGGAG gTAAATTGGTCTTGCCCAATCCTGaatcagaaaattatttatccTTTATTGGAAATTTGGACATTCGAGCAAAGTTGGAAGACGCCGTCCAGCGCGAAGATTCCAAGTACTATCCAGCACTTTCGATGATGGCTTCCAAAGCATGCTACAATAACGCGGCTTACCTTAAAACTACTGTGGAAGATTACTGGAAG ATGGAATTTGTGGGGTTTTACAACTGCTTGAATG AGTATCAAGGAAAGACAACAACTCAAGTCTTGATTGCCTTGGATAAGCATGAGGATCGCCATACCTATGTTGTTGCCTTCAGAGGAACAGAAGCCTTTGATGCCGATGCATGGTGCACTGATCTTGACATCTCATGGTATGGTATTCCTGGCGTTGGAAGAATGCATGGTGGTTTTATGAAAGCCTTAGGGCTAAAACAGAATGTTGGATGGCCTAAGGAAATTGGAGAACAAGACGAGAATCTTCCCCCCTTAGCGTACTATGTTATCAGGGACATTCTAAGGAAAGGTTTAAGTGAAAATGACAAAGCTAATTTTATAGTGACAGGGCATAGTTTGGGAGGAGCACTTGCAATCCTCTTTGGGACAATCTTGTGTTTGCACGATGAGACATTGTTGTTGGAGAGGTTGGAAGGAATCTACACCTTTGGACAACCAAGAGTAGGAGATGAAGCATATGCAAACTATACGAGACAAAAATTTAAGGAACATTATATAAGGTATTGTAGGTTTGTTTACTGTAATGATCTTGTTCCGAGGTTGCCCTACGATGACAAGGAAATGATGTTCAAGCACTTTGGGACATGTCTTTTCTTTAACAGACGCTATGAACTCGAG GTTCTTGAAGAGCAATGGAATAAGAACTACTTCTCACTCTGGTGTGTGATACCCATGGCATACAACGCGATTTTAGAAATAATAAGGAGTTTCATTATTGCCCGCCAAAATGGAGCTTACTACAGAGAAGGATGGTTTCTATTTGCTTTCAGGACAATAGGGTTAATAATTCCTGGGGTACCTGCTCATGGTCCACAAGATTACTTTAATTCTACCCTTTTAGGAAAGATTGAAAAACACTTCAAAGTAGAGTGA